The Sorangiineae bacterium MSr11367 genome window below encodes:
- a CDS encoding glycosyltransferase family protein, with protein MKTLVVVQARSTSSRLPRKVLRPLAGKPMLVRQLERIDAARTAFDLVVATTTDPADDAVAEVTRRAGFDVFRGHPTDLLDRHYRLAAAKKADVVVKIPSDCPLIDPDAIDRVISTFLHASGVDYASNLHPPSWPDGNDVEVMTMRALARAHREATRSFDREHTTPYLWDNPDKFTLLNVRWETGLDLSRSHRFTVDYEEDYLFVARVFEELHIPNAWPFPIEDILALLERRPELLQIHARYAGVNWYRHHLGELRTKSLADTRLAPEDDHAPLP; from the coding sequence ATGAAGACCTTGGTCGTCGTACAAGCGCGTTCCACCTCGAGCCGCCTTCCCCGGAAGGTGCTCCGCCCGCTCGCGGGCAAGCCGATGCTCGTGCGCCAGCTCGAGCGCATCGACGCGGCGCGAACGGCCTTTGATCTGGTCGTCGCCACCACGACGGATCCGGCAGACGACGCCGTCGCCGAGGTGACGCGCCGGGCGGGCTTCGACGTCTTCCGCGGGCACCCCACGGACTTGCTCGATCGACACTACCGCTTGGCCGCCGCCAAAAAGGCCGATGTGGTGGTGAAGATCCCCTCCGATTGCCCGCTCATCGACCCCGACGCGATCGATCGGGTCATCAGCACCTTCCTGCACGCGTCGGGGGTCGACTACGCGAGCAACCTCCACCCGCCATCCTGGCCCGACGGCAACGACGTGGAGGTGATGACCATGCGCGCCCTCGCCCGCGCCCACCGTGAGGCGACGCGCTCCTTCGACCGGGAGCACACCACGCCGTATCTCTGGGACAACCCGGACAAGTTCACGCTCCTCAACGTGCGCTGGGAAACGGGGCTGGACCTGTCGCGCTCTCACCGATTCACCGTGGATTACGAGGAAGACTACTTATTCGTCGCCCGCGTCTTCGAGGAATTGCACATTCCCAACGCGTGGCCCTTTCCCATCGAGGACATTCTAGCTTTGCTCGAGCGCCGGCCCGAGCTGCTGCAGATTCACGCGCGCTACGCCGGTGTCAATTGGTACCGGCATCACCTGGGCGAGCTTCGCACCAAGAGCCTCGCCGACACCCGACTCGCACCGGAGGACGACCATGCGCCTCTCCCATGA
- a CDS encoding transketolase, which produces MRLSHDERQSLENLALRVREHVIRMSTRGGCFIGASLSCTDLLVHLYTRVLRVQPETMDDPDRDYLLLSKGHDVPALYGTLAELGFFPRERLANHLRPNDYLYWHPNRAVPGIEFHSGSLGHLASVGMGIALDAKMRGGRSRVFVVLGDGELNEGSVWEALLVASAKKLDNFIAIVDRNHFQANVRTEELIPLEPLQDKFRAFGASVLRVDGHDHDALASAFEQLPPLREDAGTCPTVIVCDTVRGKGLPSIEQRADRWFCNFSEDEVEQLLAELHFGQRAHIQSEGLMVR; this is translated from the coding sequence ATGCGCCTCTCCCATGATGAACGCCAATCCCTGGAAAATCTCGCCCTCCGCGTGCGCGAGCACGTGATCCGCATGTCCACGCGCGGCGGCTGCTTCATCGGCGCCTCGCTCTCGTGCACCGATTTGCTCGTGCACTTGTACACGCGCGTGCTGCGGGTCCAACCCGAGACGATGGACGATCCGGATCGCGATTACCTTCTTCTCTCCAAAGGCCACGACGTGCCCGCGCTTTATGGCACCTTGGCCGAATTGGGATTCTTTCCCAGGGAGCGGCTCGCCAATCATCTTCGCCCGAACGATTACCTGTATTGGCATCCCAATCGCGCGGTCCCGGGTATCGAGTTTCACTCGGGATCGCTCGGGCACCTCGCGTCGGTGGGCATGGGCATTGCGCTCGATGCAAAGATGCGCGGTGGCCGCAGCCGCGTGTTCGTGGTCCTCGGCGACGGGGAGTTGAACGAGGGCTCCGTGTGGGAGGCTCTCCTCGTGGCCAGCGCCAAGAAGCTGGACAACTTCATTGCCATCGTCGATCGCAATCATTTCCAGGCCAACGTGCGCACGGAAGAATTGATCCCGCTGGAGCCGCTCCAGGACAAATTCCGCGCCTTCGGGGCCAGCGTGCTTCGCGTGGACGGGCACGATCACGATGCGCTCGCGTCGGCCTTCGAGCAACTGCCGCCGCTGCGCGAGGACGCGGGCACGTGCCCCACGGTCATCGTCTGCGACACCGTCCGGGGCAAGGGGCTCCCGAGCATCGAGCAGCGCGCCGATCGCTGGTTTTGCAACTTCAGCGAGGACGAGGTCGAGCAGCTGCTCGCCGAATTGCACTTCGGGCAGCGGGCCCACATTCAATCAGAAGGGCTGATGGTGCGATGA
- a CDS encoding aminotransferase class III-fold pyridoxal phosphate-dependent enzyme, with translation MNYEETLLALARENPDLVVMTAENRAAIRNVPAELGDRFIDVGIAEQTMIGAAAGLALRGRRVVAHALATFLTLRAFEFVRTDIGIAELPLTLVGGVPGFLSEANGPTHQAIEDIAVMRAVPGMQVVCPADGEELVAAMPVIIGSREPTYVRFYAGPAAAPHTSRFELGRAEVLSEGSDVTLLTYGFLLREAVRARDLLEEAGVRVRLLNMRSLAPVDARAIVRAAQETGLLVVAEDHLRTGGLCTIVAETLMARSITARVLPIALERWFRPALLGDVLAYEGFTAEAIAKRVLTELARRASDHRVWSVPNLEKSNHYYARAKELIPAATQTLAKGPGQYVRGVAPKYLQRGRGSHVWDVDGNEYIDLQMAIGPLSLGYGHPAVDRAIREQLEDGITFSLMHPLEVEVAELVHECVPGADMVRFSKTGCDATSAAVRLARAFTGRSKVLTCGYHGWHDWYIAVTDRRRGIPDEVAALTYTFDYNDLASVERALDDDTACVILEPVVFEMPRAGFLEELRALCTRRGALLVFDEMWTGFRLALGGAQEHFSVTADLACFSKAIANGMPLSVLTGRGDVMRLLERDVFFFTTFGGEALSLAAAKATLTEMRANDVLAHLAAQGRKLRDGYNAIARRLGLEYTRAVGPDARSMVVFDGEHSLLMKSFVQQELVRRGVLWGGFHNVSYAHGRADVERVLAVYEEALAGLRDAVSANRLRESLLGEPIEPMFRRTSNFDTRPAPKTWAFAAQNGVPLR, from the coding sequence ATGAATTACGAAGAGACCTTGCTCGCGCTGGCGCGCGAGAATCCCGATTTGGTGGTGATGACGGCGGAAAACCGCGCCGCCATCCGCAACGTGCCCGCGGAGCTGGGCGATCGCTTCATCGACGTGGGCATTGCCGAGCAGACGATGATCGGCGCCGCCGCGGGTCTGGCCCTGCGCGGGCGGCGGGTGGTGGCCCACGCGCTGGCCACGTTTCTCACCCTGCGAGCGTTCGAGTTCGTGCGCACCGACATCGGCATTGCGGAACTGCCGCTGACGTTGGTGGGCGGCGTTCCCGGTTTTCTGTCGGAGGCGAATGGGCCGACGCACCAGGCCATCGAGGACATCGCGGTGATGCGCGCGGTGCCGGGCATGCAGGTGGTCTGCCCGGCCGACGGCGAGGAGCTCGTGGCCGCGATGCCCGTGATCATCGGCTCGCGCGAGCCGACGTACGTTCGCTTTTACGCGGGCCCGGCCGCGGCGCCGCATACCTCGCGCTTCGAACTGGGGCGCGCCGAAGTGCTTTCCGAAGGCAGCGACGTGACGTTGCTGACGTATGGATTCCTGTTGCGCGAGGCGGTGCGCGCACGGGATCTTCTCGAGGAGGCCGGGGTTCGCGTGCGCCTGTTGAACATGCGCTCCCTGGCGCCCGTCGATGCGCGAGCCATCGTGCGGGCGGCCCAGGAGACTGGGTTGCTCGTGGTCGCCGAGGACCATCTGCGCACGGGCGGGCTTTGCACCATCGTGGCCGAGACGCTCATGGCACGCAGCATCACCGCGCGCGTGCTTCCCATTGCGCTGGAGCGCTGGTTCCGCCCTGCCCTGCTGGGCGACGTCCTCGCCTACGAGGGATTCACCGCGGAGGCCATTGCCAAACGCGTTCTCACGGAGCTGGCGCGGCGCGCGAGCGATCATCGCGTGTGGAGCGTGCCCAATCTGGAAAAGTCGAATCACTATTACGCCCGCGCGAAAGAGCTCATTCCTGCGGCCACGCAGACCTTGGCCAAGGGCCCGGGGCAATACGTGCGCGGCGTCGCGCCGAAGTATTTGCAACGCGGTCGCGGCTCGCACGTGTGGGACGTCGATGGGAACGAGTACATCGATCTGCAGATGGCCATTGGGCCGCTTTCGCTGGGCTATGGCCACCCCGCCGTCGACCGCGCCATTCGCGAGCAGCTGGAGGATGGCATCACCTTCTCCCTCATGCATCCGCTCGAGGTGGAGGTCGCGGAGCTCGTGCACGAATGCGTCCCCGGCGCGGACATGGTTCGCTTCAGCAAAACGGGATGCGATGCCACCAGCGCCGCCGTGCGCCTCGCGCGAGCCTTCACTGGCCGGAGCAAGGTGCTCACCTGCGGCTACCACGGTTGGCACGACTGGTACATCGCGGTGACCGATCGCCGGCGGGGCATCCCCGACGAGGTAGCCGCGCTGACCTACACCTTCGACTACAACGATCTGGCCTCGGTGGAGCGCGCCCTCGACGACGATACGGCGTGCGTCATTCTCGAGCCGGTGGTCTTCGAGATGCCGCGCGCCGGGTTCCTCGAGGAACTGCGTGCACTCTGCACGCGCCGTGGGGCACTCCTCGTCTTCGACGAAATGTGGACGGGCTTTCGCCTGGCCCTGGGCGGCGCGCAGGAGCACTTCAGCGTCACCGCGGACCTGGCCTGCTTCTCCAAAGCCATCGCCAATGGGATGCCGCTCTCGGTGCTCACCGGACGCGGTGACGTGATGCGGCTGCTCGAGCGCGACGTCTTCTTCTTCACCACGTTCGGCGGGGAGGCGCTGTCCTTGGCCGCGGCGAAAGCCACCCTCACCGAGATGCGCGCGAACGACGTTCTCGCGCACCTCGCGGCCCAGGGCCGCAAGCTTCGCGATGGGTACAACGCCATCGCGCGGCGCCTCGGCCTCGAGTACACGCGGGCCGTCGGGCCGGACGCGCGCAGCATGGTCGTCTTCGACGGCGAGCACTCGCTGTTGATGAAGTCCTTCGTCCAGCAGGAGCTCGTGCGGCGCGGTGTGCTCTGGGGTGGTTTCCACAATGTCTCGTACGCCCACGGGCGTGCGGACGTGGAGCGCGTGCTCGCGGTCTACGAAGAGGCGCTCGCCGGCCTGCGCGATGCGGTGAGCGCGAATCGCCTGCGCGAGTCGCTGCTCGGGGAGCCCATCGAGCCCATGTTCCGGCGCACCTCGAACTTCGACACGCGCCCCGCGCCAAAGACGTGGGCGTTCGCCGCGCAAAACGGAGTGCCCCTGCGATGA
- a CDS encoding SDR family oxidoreductase produces MNALFDLRGRVAVVTGAMGLLGKEHCRALASGGARIVVTDLDTGAAPALVEELMALGAPQVLAVDADVTDPESLLALRDGVRANFGTVDILVNNAAIDDKVESPAAALEESRFENYALRRFRRALDVNVTGVFLVSQIVGADMAKAGRGSIINVASTYGVVAPDQALYRTPEGEQTFFKSPVYPTSKGAVLAFTRYLAAYWGEVGVRVNALSPGGVANGQDAHFVSSYASRTLLGRMAYPHDYRGAILFLASDASAYVTGTNLIVDGGWTAK; encoded by the coding sequence ATGAACGCGCTCTTCGATCTTCGAGGCCGGGTGGCGGTGGTCACCGGCGCCATGGGTTTGCTCGGCAAAGAGCACTGCCGTGCACTGGCCAGCGGCGGCGCACGCATCGTGGTCACCGATCTCGATACGGGCGCCGCACCCGCGCTCGTCGAAGAGCTGATGGCGCTGGGTGCGCCCCAGGTGCTGGCCGTCGATGCCGACGTGACCGATCCCGAGAGCCTTCTCGCGCTCCGCGACGGCGTGCGCGCGAACTTCGGGACGGTCGACATCCTGGTCAACAATGCGGCCATCGACGACAAGGTGGAGTCGCCCGCGGCCGCGCTGGAAGAATCGCGCTTCGAGAACTACGCCCTGCGCCGCTTTCGCCGTGCGCTCGACGTCAATGTCACCGGCGTCTTTCTCGTGTCGCAAATCGTGGGCGCCGACATGGCGAAGGCGGGCCGAGGCTCGATCATCAACGTAGCCTCCACCTACGGCGTGGTCGCCCCGGACCAAGCTTTGTACCGCACGCCCGAGGGCGAGCAGACCTTTTTCAAGTCGCCAGTGTACCCGACGTCGAAGGGTGCCGTCCTCGCCTTCACCCGGTACCTGGCCGCGTATTGGGGCGAGGTCGGTGTGCGCGTGAATGCGCTCTCACCGGGCGGCGTGGCCAACGGGCAAGATGCTCACTTCGTCTCGAGCTATGCGAGCCGAACGCTCCTCGGCCGCATGGCCTACCCGCACGACTACCGCGGTGCTATCCTGTTTCTCGCAAGCGATGCATCGGCGTACGTCACGGGCACCAACCTGATCGTGGACGGCGGATGGACAGCCAAATAG
- a CDS encoding HAD hydrolase family protein, which translates to MDSQIGKDELLRRARAIRLVISDVDGVLTDAGVYYSAAGEAMKRFNVRDGMGVELLREKGIATALLTRERSSIVSTRAEKLRIELCYMGIHDKRGHLPHIVEDTGFSLEQIAYIGDDVNDLGILDVVRGSGLTAAPKDAHPSVLERVHYICHAAGGHGAFRELADLILVSGNTGI; encoded by the coding sequence ATGGACAGCCAAATAGGCAAAGACGAGCTTCTACGACGCGCCCGCGCGATCCGCCTGGTCATCAGCGACGTCGACGGCGTGCTCACCGACGCAGGAGTTTACTATTCGGCCGCCGGCGAGGCCATGAAGCGCTTCAACGTGCGCGACGGCATGGGCGTGGAGCTCCTGCGCGAAAAAGGCATCGCCACGGCCCTGCTCACACGCGAGCGCTCCTCCATCGTTTCCACGCGCGCCGAGAAACTGCGCATCGAGCTCTGCTACATGGGAATCCACGACAAGCGCGGCCACCTGCCGCACATCGTGGAAGACACCGGCTTCTCCCTCGAACAAATCGCCTACATCGGCGACGACGTGAACGACCTCGGGATTCTCGACGTGGTGCGCGGAAGCGGCCTCACGGCAGCCCCCAAAGACGCCCACCCCTCCGTCCTCGAACGCGTCCACTACATCTGCCACGCGGCAGGAGGCCACGGCGCCTTCCGCGAACTCGCCGACCTCATTCTCGTCAGTGGAAACACGGGGATTTGA
- a CDS encoding IclR family transcriptional regulator yields the protein MTPKLSRLGNAAEDVTGAESPDFITSVARAFAVLRSFKPQERFVGVREIARRTGLPKSTIGRLCYTLTQLGYLEFLPAEEKYSLGIGVLSLAQHYLAGLDVRAVARPLMQELAEEVHSTVALAARDGDHMVFIEICHGHQLFRMSLDVGERVPRGTTALGRAGHVGLPEDERARVLASYLRGVPEPEWPKIQKGLRRAVEDYEKYGFVFSVSEWRNEVSAVGVPLIGNDGKLLSLSCFGPAPELPRERLLEEIGPKVAQLRDRIKAKMGG from the coding sequence ATGACGCCGAAGTTGAGTCGATTGGGGAATGCGGCCGAAGATGTCACGGGGGCCGAGAGTCCGGATTTCATTACGTCGGTGGCGCGGGCCTTTGCCGTGCTGCGGAGTTTCAAGCCGCAGGAGCGCTTCGTCGGTGTGCGTGAAATCGCGCGCCGCACGGGCCTCCCCAAATCGACCATCGGGAGGCTTTGCTATACCCTCACGCAATTGGGGTATCTGGAGTTTCTCCCTGCCGAGGAGAAGTATTCCCTCGGCATCGGCGTCCTCTCCCTGGCGCAGCATTACCTCGCCGGACTGGACGTGCGCGCGGTGGCGCGGCCGCTGATGCAAGAGTTGGCCGAGGAGGTGCACTCCACGGTGGCCCTCGCCGCGCGCGATGGCGACCATATGGTGTTCATCGAGATTTGCCACGGCCACCAGCTCTTTCGCATGAGCCTGGACGTCGGCGAACGCGTTCCGCGTGGCACCACCGCACTGGGTCGCGCCGGCCACGTAGGCCTGCCGGAGGACGAGCGGGCGCGCGTGCTCGCCTCGTATTTGCGCGGCGTGCCCGAGCCCGAATGGCCCAAGATTCAAAAGGGCCTGCGCCGCGCGGTGGAGGACTACGAGAAATACGGATTCGTTTTCTCCGTGAGCGAATGGCGCAACGAGGTCTCCGCCGTCGGCGTGCCCCTCATTGGCAACGACGGCAAGCTGCTCTCCTTGAGCTGCTTCGGCCCCGCCCCCGAACTCCCCCGCGAACGCCTGCTCGAGGAAATCGGCCCCAAAGTTGCGCAGCTGCGCGATCGCATCAAAGCCAAAATGGGCGGCTAG
- a CDS encoding acetyl-CoA C-acyltransferase yields the protein MVDAVIVSTARTGLAKSWRGALNMTHGATMGGHVVRAALDRTGLLDDAEVEDVIMGCANPEGATGGNIARQIALRAGLPVSVPGMTVNRFCSSGLQTIVLAAQRILNGEGDIMVAGGVEAISCVQNEMNLHMLTERWLLQNKPAVYWNMLQTAENVSKRYGISRERQDEYGVQSQLRAAAAAAEGKFNDEIVPMTTLMATADKATGRIFTKEVTLSADEGIRADTTFEGVSKIRPAIAGGVIAAGNASQFSDGASACVVVSSKVAEKRGLKPLGIYRGFAVSGCEPDEMGIGPVFAVPKLLARAGLKVDDIGLWELNEAFAVQVIYCRDKLGIPNERLNVNGGAIAVGHPYGVSGSRLVGHALIEGKRRGVKYVVVTMCIGGGQGAAGLFEVA from the coding sequence ATGGTTGATGCGGTCATCGTTTCTACGGCGCGCACGGGGCTCGCCAAATCTTGGCGGGGCGCCCTCAACATGACCCATGGGGCCACCATGGGCGGGCACGTGGTGCGGGCGGCCCTCGATCGCACGGGCCTTCTGGACGACGCGGAGGTGGAAGACGTCATCATGGGCTGTGCGAACCCCGAAGGCGCCACCGGCGGCAACATCGCACGGCAGATTGCCCTGCGTGCCGGGCTGCCGGTCTCCGTGCCCGGCATGACGGTGAATCGATTTTGCTCGTCGGGTTTGCAGACCATCGTCCTGGCCGCGCAGCGCATTCTGAACGGCGAGGGGGACATCATGGTCGCCGGCGGCGTGGAGGCCATCTCGTGCGTGCAGAACGAGATGAACCTGCACATGCTGACCGAGCGCTGGCTCCTGCAGAACAAACCGGCCGTCTATTGGAACATGTTGCAGACGGCGGAGAACGTCTCGAAGCGCTACGGCATCTCGCGCGAGCGCCAGGACGAATACGGCGTGCAGAGTCAGCTGCGCGCGGCGGCGGCGGCGGCCGAGGGCAAATTCAACGACGAAATCGTGCCCATGACGACCCTCATGGCCACGGCCGACAAGGCCACGGGGCGCATCTTCACCAAGGAGGTGACCCTTTCGGCCGACGAAGGCATCCGCGCGGACACCACCTTCGAGGGCGTCTCCAAGATCCGCCCGGCCATCGCCGGCGGGGTGATCGCGGCGGGCAATGCCAGCCAATTCTCGGACGGAGCCTCGGCCTGCGTGGTCGTAAGCTCCAAGGTCGCCGAAAAGCGCGGTTTGAAGCCGCTGGGCATCTACCGCGGCTTTGCCGTGAGCGGCTGCGAGCCGGACGAAATGGGCATCGGCCCGGTCTTCGCCGTGCCCAAGTTGCTGGCCCGTGCCGGCTTGAAGGTCGACGATATCGGCCTATGGGAGCTCAACGAGGCTTTCGCGGTGCAAGTCATTTATTGCCGCGACAAGCTGGGCATTCCCAACGAGCGGCTCAACGTCAACGGGGGCGCCATTGCGGTGGGCCATCCGTACGGCGTGTCCGGCTCACGGTTGGTCGGCCACGCGCTGATCGAAGGAAAGCGCCGCGGCGTGAAGTACGTCGTGGTGACCATGTGCATTGGCGGCGGCCAAGGTGCCGCCGGCCTATTCGAAGTGGCTTGA
- a CDS encoding 3-hydroxyacyl-CoA dehydrogenase NAD-binding domain-containing protein yields MSIRYETRGPVAVLTMDNPPVNGLGHAVRTGLREGLERAELDPGVTAIVITGAGKAFSGGADITEFKSGKQLLEPSLRVVIRALEASTKPVVAAIHSVAMGGGLELALGCHFRVVAKGTKIALPEVKLGLLPGAGGTQRLPRAIGLETAANLIASGETVLAEALAKTALFDRVVDGDVLEGALAFAEEVVREKRPLKRLCDVKVEHPNAQGFLQFARNTVTTMSKNFPAPLVCLEAVAASTGPFDAGLRKEGELFQKLMATPESRALRHFFFAERAASKIGDVPPDTTLRPVKQVAIIGAGTMGGGIAMSFANAGIPVTLLEVKPEALDKGLGTIRKNYESSFKKGKLTEEKMAQRLALIQGTLSYDGIAQADLVIEAVFEELGVKEKVFTALDQVMKPGAILASNTSTLDLNKIAAFTKRPGDVVGLHFFSPANVMKLLEVVRGAKTSKDVLATVMDLAKKIGKTAVVSGVCDGFIGNRMIERYSIQASFLLEEGALPSQVDRALEQWGMAMGPFRMGDLAGNDIGWAIRKRLYVEHPELVYSKIGDKLCELGRFGQKTGKGWYLYEPGRRDAIVDPSVDEMVLAYSKELGITRRAISDEEIVERCIFALINEGAKIVEEGIAQRASDIDVVYLSGYGFPIHRGGPMLYADEVGLVNVVAAMRRYARISRGDSKFWEPAPLLAKLAAEGRSFHG; encoded by the coding sequence ATGAGTATCCGCTACGAAACGCGCGGCCCGGTGGCCGTGTTGACCATGGACAATCCGCCGGTGAATGGCCTGGGCCATGCCGTTCGCACCGGGCTCCGTGAGGGCCTCGAGCGTGCGGAGCTCGATCCGGGCGTCACGGCCATCGTCATCACCGGGGCTGGAAAAGCCTTCTCCGGCGGCGCCGACATCACCGAGTTCAAAAGCGGAAAGCAGCTTCTGGAGCCATCGCTGCGTGTGGTGATTCGCGCCCTGGAAGCGAGCACCAAGCCGGTCGTCGCGGCGATTCATTCGGTGGCCATGGGCGGCGGCCTGGAGCTCGCGCTCGGGTGCCATTTCCGCGTGGTGGCCAAGGGCACCAAGATTGCGCTGCCCGAGGTCAAGTTGGGCCTATTGCCCGGCGCCGGCGGCACGCAGCGTTTGCCGCGGGCCATTGGACTGGAGACTGCGGCGAACCTCATTGCGTCCGGGGAAACGGTGCTGGCCGAGGCCTTGGCCAAGACGGCCCTCTTCGACCGGGTCGTCGATGGGGACGTGCTCGAGGGGGCGCTGGCGTTCGCCGAGGAAGTCGTTCGCGAGAAGCGCCCGCTGAAGCGCCTTTGCGACGTCAAGGTCGAGCACCCCAATGCGCAGGGGTTCTTGCAGTTTGCACGCAACACCGTGACAACGATGTCCAAGAATTTCCCCGCGCCGCTCGTCTGCCTGGAGGCCGTGGCGGCATCTACGGGGCCGTTCGACGCGGGGTTGCGCAAGGAGGGGGAGCTTTTCCAGAAGCTCATGGCCACACCCGAGTCGCGCGCCCTGCGGCACTTCTTCTTCGCCGAGCGCGCGGCCAGCAAGATTGGCGACGTGCCGCCGGACACGACCCTGCGTCCGGTCAAGCAGGTGGCCATCATCGGTGCCGGCACCATGGGCGGCGGCATCGCCATGAGCTTTGCCAACGCCGGCATCCCGGTGACCTTGCTCGAGGTGAAGCCCGAAGCCCTCGACAAGGGGCTTGGCACCATCCGCAAGAATTACGAAAGCTCGTTCAAGAAGGGCAAGCTGACCGAGGAAAAGATGGCGCAGCGGCTCGCGCTCATCCAGGGCACCCTCTCGTACGACGGGATCGCGCAGGCCGACTTGGTCATCGAGGCCGTCTTCGAAGAGCTGGGCGTGAAGGAAAAAGTATTCACCGCGTTGGACCAGGTGATGAAGCCGGGGGCGATCCTGGCGAGCAACACGTCGACCCTCGATTTGAACAAGATTGCCGCCTTCACGAAGCGGCCTGGCGACGTGGTGGGCCTGCACTTCTTCAGCCCGGCCAACGTGATGAAGCTTCTCGAGGTGGTGCGCGGCGCGAAGACGTCGAAGGACGTTTTGGCCACGGTGATGGATCTGGCCAAGAAAATCGGGAAAACCGCGGTGGTCTCGGGCGTGTGCGATGGCTTCATCGGCAACCGCATGATCGAGCGCTATTCGATCCAGGCCTCGTTCCTCTTGGAGGAAGGCGCGCTCCCCTCGCAGGTCGACCGCGCCCTCGAGCAGTGGGGCATGGCCATGGGCCCGTTCCGCATGGGCGACCTGGCCGGAAACGACATTGGCTGGGCCATTCGCAAACGGCTTTACGTGGAGCACCCAGAGCTCGTCTATTCCAAAATAGGCGACAAGCTGTGCGAGCTCGGGCGCTTCGGGCAGAAAACCGGAAAGGGCTGGTACCTCTACGAGCCCGGCCGGCGCGATGCCATCGTCGATCCGAGCGTCGACGAGATGGTTCTCGCCTATTCGAAGGAGCTCGGCATCACCCGCCGCGCGATTTCGGACGAGGAGATCGTCGAGCGCTGCATCTTTGCCCTGATCAACGAGGGCGCCAAAATCGTGGAGGAAGGCATTGCCCAGCGCGCGTCGGACATCGACGTGGTCTACCTCTCCGGATACGGCTTTCCCATCCACCGCGGCGGTCCCATGCTGTACGCCGACGAGGTGGGCCTGGTGAACGTCGTGGCGGCGATGCGCCGGTATGCGCGCATCTCGCGCGGCGACTCGAAGTTCTGGGAGCCCGCACCGCTGCTCGCGAAGCTCGCCGCCGAAGGGAGGTCGTTCCATGGTTGA